In the Colletotrichum higginsianum IMI 349063 chromosome 7 map unlocalized unitig_7, whole genome shotgun sequence genome, one interval contains:
- a CDS encoding Actin-related protein 2/3 complex subunit 4, with protein MSQSLRPYLQAVRSSLTAALTLSNFASQTAERHNVPEIEAQSSPEVLLTPLTIARNENERVLIEPSINSVRISIKIKQADEIEHILVHKFTRFLTQRAESFFILRRKPIKGYDISFLITNFHTEEMLKHKLVDFIIQFMEEVDKEISEMKLFLNARARFVAESFLTPFD; from the exons ATG TCTCAATCCCTTCGACCCTACCTCCAGGCTGTCCGGAGCAGTTTAACGGCCGCCCTGACGCTGTCCAACTTCGCTTCTCAAACCGCCGAACGACACAATGTccccgagatcgaggcgCAAAGCTCCCCCGAAGTCCTCCTGACCCCCTTGACCATCGCCCGAAACGAGAATGAGCGAGTCCTGATCGAGCCGAGCATCAACTCCGTGCGCATATCCATCAAGATCAagcaggccgacgagatcgaACACATCCTAGTCCACAAGTTCACCCGTTTCCTAACACAGAGAGCCGAGTCTTTCTTCATCCTGCGGAGAAAGCCCATTAAG GGATACGACATTTCGTTCTTGATTACCAACTTCCACACTGAGGAGATGCTGAAGCATAAGCTGGTGGACTTTATCATTCAATTTATGGAAGAAGTCGACAAGGAGATTTCGGAGATGAAGCTCTTT TTGAACGCCAGAGCTAGATTCGTTGCTGAATCTTTCCTGACTCCG TTCGATTAA